In a single window of the Papaver somniferum cultivar HN1 chromosome 8, ASM357369v1, whole genome shotgun sequence genome:
- the LOC113305985 gene encoding glutamic acid-rich protein-like has product MVSSSSDYSSSYSEEDSRIPAAKTRAKTNCAEESKTSVPLNNRRVTYVELMKRKAEDDKAEDRQRRKDRIRRRILAAEEKHRFVDGVPSDSDADAYEEETVRFLPERKIKPDRRTRELQKIAKRVEGELEAEYKAEDDSDSDDLDIHPDFINDSDSDSDEEENYEKDDDSDESEKSDDSDESESIFIPDLI; this is encoded by the coding sequence ATGGTGTCTTCTAGCAGTGATTATTCTTCCAGCTATTCTGAGGAGGATTCGAGAATCCCTGCGGCTAAAACGCGTGCTAAGACAAACTGCGCCGAGGAATCAAAGACGAGTGTGCCTCTTAATAATCGCAGAGTCACTTATGTCGAGCTCATGAAGAGAAAAGCTGAGGATGATAAGGCAGAGGATCGTCAGCGTagaaaggatcgaatccggcgcagAATACTAGCGGCTGAGGAGAAACACCGATTTGTCGACGGTGTGCCCTCTGACTCTGACGCTGACGCTTATGAAGAGGAAACCGTGCGGTTTTTACCGGAGCGCAAGATTAAGCCAGACCGGCGTACCAGAGAGCTCCAAAAGATTGCAAAACGAGTTGAAGGTGAACTCGAAGCTGAGTATAAAGCAGAAGATGATTCGGATTCGGACGATCTTGATATTCACCCAGATTTCATCAATGACTCTGACAGTGATTCCGACGAAGAAGAgaattatgagaaagatgatgaCTCCGACGAATCTGAAAAATCTGATGACTCCGATGAATCTGAGAGTATCTTTATTCCTGATCTTatttaa